The following is a genomic window from Defluviimonas aquaemixtae.
TCGCGGTCACGGTCCATGGCGTGTTCTACGAGACGGCCGGGTTCGCCGCACATTTCGCCGGGCTGGCCGACCGGATCGCCGGGTTCAGGACCGAGCCGTTCCGGATCTACGGGCCGGGCGCGGAGGGCGAGCACCGGGATGACAGCGGCTGGGTCGTGAGTTTCCGGAAGTCGTAGCGATCAGGAGCTCGCGGCTTCCGCCGCTGCGGGGGCATCCGGCGTGAGCGCCGCGAATCCGCGCGCCTCGAGCCGGTCATGCAGCTCGGCGGCCTCGCGGGCGAGGTCGGCATCGTGCGTTTCGGGGTCCTTGTCGCTCACCCGCCGAAGCTCTGCAGCCGGGCCGGCCTTCACCCCGATGCGGCGCGCGATTGCCTGCCAGATCGCGGGATCGGCAGAGAGCGCCTCATACGGCACGAAGCAGACGTTGTTCGCCTCCGCCTCGGTGCGGTCGAGCGCGGAATAGGCCGCGACCCACAGCCGAAGCCAGTAGTCCATGCCGTCCGGATCGCCCTCGGGCCGCGCGCCGAAGAGAAAGGGCCGGTGGGTCGCGCCGAATTCGTGGTGGCCGAGCCAGGTCATGTAGTCGCGTGTGAAGGGATCGGCGTCGCGGAAGCGGCGGTGCTGGCCCAAGAGGCTCGCGGCGTGGGCGAGCGGCTGGCGGAGCGGCACGAGGAACTGCGCCTCGGGCATCGCGCGGGCGAGCGCGCCGAGGCGCAGGATGTTGTTGTTGTTCTTCGAGACATAGCGCCAGCGGTCGGTCCTGAGCAAAACCAGCCGGATAAGATCGCGGTAGCCGTCGATGAGCTCCTCGGTTGGCTCGTGCGGCTTCAGCCCATCGGCGCCGATATAGGCGGCGCCGTCGAACATCCGCCAGTAGACCTCGTCGAGCGCTTCGGGGCTTTGGGTGTCGACCTCGATCCCGTCGCCATGCGCGCGCTCGGCCTTCTTGCCCGGCGTCCGGCCCTTGCGGCTGATCTTCGCCCAGAGATTGGGGGCGAGCACGAAGGGCATGTCGGCATAGGTGAGCGAGCCGAAGGCGCCCGTCCGGTGGATCTCGCGCATGAGAATCGTCGTGCCGGCACGTGCCAGCCCGGTGACGAAAACGTGCCGGCCGTTGTCCTCGGGCGCGACTTTCAGATACATCCCGCGCTCGATGTCGTGCAGCATCTCGGCCCGCATCGGGGACGCGAGCGCGAGCCTGTGCAGCATACGGTCGAGCGCGGAATAGTCAGGCACGCGCCACCTTCAGCCTGAGCCAGATATAGAGGATCGAGCCAATGCAGAGGACCGCGATGACCGCCGGCCGCATCAGCGCCGCCACCCAGGCCGACATGCCGCCGGGAAAGATGAGACCGAGCGCGGCGACCGGCAGAAGCGCGAGGCACAGCATCGCGAAGAACTGGACCGATCCCTTGCCGATCACCCAGGCGTAGGAGGGCAGAATCTTTTCCTTCCAGTGATCCGAGATGCGCTTGGACGTCAGCACGCGGCTGGACTTGCGCGATGTTTCGGTGACGCGGCGGATTACGGGAATGAGCGGCAGGCGCAGAAACGCCTCGCTCGCAAGCGCCGCAGCAACGAGAACATAGATCCAGATCATTTATTCGGCAGGCTTGCCCGGCTGGGACGACTTTTCCGCCCGCGCCTTGCGCCCCTTCATCATCCGCTTGATCGGATAGTAGAGTACCGCGACGATGGCGAGAAATACGGAGCCGAGAACGCCGATGACGGCGGCGATCGCCCCGGCACCAACGCCGGGTCCGATATAGGCCATGGCTGCGCTGGGCAGCGTGGCAATTGTCAGTGTGAAAATGATGATGCTGGAAATGGTCTTGGTCATGAGATTTTTCTTTCCGGTCACAAGTCAAACGTTTCGCTCCGGGGCGGACCCCCGGCACGTCCAGCGACACAATGCCAGAAACCGGGCCGGCACGCCAAGGATTCGAACGCCGCGTGCGCCAGAAATCCGCGATGATATCCGCCGAACGCCTGCCAAAGCGCCAAAATGAGCAACTTTGTTGCGAATCGGTCGAGCGGATTTCTCCCTTGGCAGGCGGCGACCGCCGTGGCCAAATGGCCGCCCGAGAGGGAAGGCGATATGACCAAACCCGTGATCTCCATCACGTATTGCCGCCAGTGCAACTGGCTTTTACGCGCCGGCTGGATGGCGCAGGAGCTGTTGTCGACGTTCGGGGAGGACCTCGGCGGCGTCACGCTGATTCCGGGCACTGGCGGAATTTTCGAGATCCGGCTCGGCGACCGGCTCATCTGGGAGCGCAAGACCGACGGCGGATTTCCAGACGCGGCAGAACTGAAGCAGCGCGTGCGCGACGTGCTCGATCCTGGCCGCGATCTTGGCCATGCGGACCGCGCCCGCGAGACAAAGGGTTAAGCGATGGATTTCTCGATCTCGGACGCGCTCTGGCTTGTCCTGATTCTCTCGATCGTCCAACCGCTCATCGCGCGCAAGCTGACCGACATTCAGCGCTTGTCGATGATCTCGCGGTTCGAGAAAAAGCGCGGCAGCCGCGTGATCGCGATGGTGCACCGGCAGGAGACGATGCGCCTTCTGGGCTTTCCTATCGTGCGCTACATCGACATTCAGGACAGCGAGGACGTGCTGCGCGCGATCCGCATGACGGATGACGACATGCCCCTCGACATCGTGCTTCACACGCCTGGCGGACTGGTTCTGGCGGCGCTTCAGATCGCCCGCGCAGTCGAGGCGCACAACGGCAAGGTCACGGTCTTCGTGCCGCATCACGCGATGTCGGGCGGCACCCTTATCGCGATGGCGGCGGATGAAATCGTGATGTGCGAGCATTCCGTCCTCGGCCCGATCGACCCGCAGATCGGCCAGCTCCCCGCGGCCTCGATCATCAAGGCGGTGGAGGCGAAACCGGTGGCCGAGCTTGACGACGAGACGCTGATCCTAGCCGATGTCGGCCGCAAGGCGCTCGACCAGGTAATCCGGGCGGCAACGAAGCTGCTTGCCGTCCGGATGCCGAGAGGGGAGGCGGAGGCGCTGGCGCTCAAGCTCGCCTCGGGGACATGGACGCACGACTATCCGATCCCGGCGGAGGAGGCGGCGGCGCTGGGCCTGCCGGTCTCGACCGAGATGCCCGATGAGGTTCTGACGCTGATGACGCTCTATCCGCAGCCGATCCGGCATTCGGGCGGCGTCGAATACCTTCCCGGACCCCGCGAACGGCCGGACAAGAGGCGGAAGGCCTGAACCGCCGCCGCGAGCCAATTTCGATCTGCCATTCGTTCGGGCGATGCGCCGGCTCGGCCTTGCGGCGGTCGGGGCGATCTGGCACGTTTCGGCATGGAACGTCCTTGCCCGATCCCGAGACCTGCACCGATCTGCACACCGGCGCGGAGAGCCGGCGGCGAGCGGTTGCGCCCGGCGCCGGCATGACGAGGATACCAGCCCCATGAACGCTCCCGACAAGCTGCCGATTCTGATGCCCGACGCCGCCGCGCCCGAGGCGTTCTTCGACGCCGAGGCGGCGGTTTCCCGACTCGAGGCGCTCTATTCCCAAGCGACGCGGTTCCTCAATGACCGCTTTGCCGATGCGCTGGCGGGCGTGCGTCCCGATGCGAGTGTGCGGGCCTTCTACCCCGAGGTCCGGATCACGACGGCGACCCACGCCAAGGCCGACAGCCGGCTGAGCTTTGGGCATGTGGCGGTTCCGGGCACCTATGCCGCGACGATCACGCGGCCCGACCTGTTTCGCAACTACCTGATCCAGCAGCTCGGCATCCTGATCCGCAACCACGGCGTTCCGGTTATCGTGGGGCCGAGCGCGACGCCGATCCCCGTCCATTTCGCCGTCACGTCGAACCCAGACCTCGCTGTCCCGCAGGAAGGTGTGCTGGACTTCTCACTCCGCGACGTCTTCGACGTGCCGGACCTGTCGACGACCAACGACGACATCGTCAACGGGACCGCGCAGCCCAATCCCGACGGATCCTGGCATCTAGCGCCGTTCACCGCTCAGCGCGTCGACTATTCGCTGGCGCGGCTGTCGCACTACACCGCGACGGTTCCGGAGCATTTCCAGAACCATGTGCTGTTCACCAACTACCAGTTCTATGTCGACGAGTTCGAGGCGTTCGCGCGCCAGATGCTCGCCGAGCCCGCTTCGGGCTACACGTCCTTCGTGACGCCCGGGAACCACGAGATCACGACCGCTGACGGCGACATTCCGATCCTTACGAAATTGCCGCAGATGCCGACCTACCACCTCAAGCGCCGGGGCGGTCAAGGCATCTCGCTCGTCAACATCGGCGTGGGGCCGTCGAACGCGAAGACCGCGACGGACCATATTGCGGTGCTGCGGCCGCACGCCTGGCTGATGGTCGGCCACTGTGCGGGCCTGAGAAACAGCCAATCCCTAGGCGATTTCGTTCTCGCTCATGCCTATCTGCGCGAGGACAAGGTGCTGGATGACGACCTTCCGGTCTGGGTGCCGATCCCCGCGCTCGCCGAGATCCAGATCGCGCTGCAGGAGGCGGTGGCCGAGGTCGCGCATATGGATGGGTTCGACCTCAAGCGCATCATGCGCACGGGTACGGTCGCGACCGTGGACAACCGCAACTGGGAATTGCGCGACCAGACCGGGCCGGTGCATCGCCTAAGCCTGTCCCGTGCCATCGCGCTCGACATGGAAAGTGCCACGATCGCCGCGAACGGGTTCCGGTTCCGCGTGCCCTACGGCACGCTTCTCTGCGTCTCCGACAAGCCCCTGCACGGCGAACTCAAGCTCCCCGGCATGGCGACGGAGTTCTACCGCACGCAGGTGTCGCGCCACCTGCTGATCGGGGTTCGCGCAATGGAACGCTTGCGCGAAATGCCGTTAGAACGCATACACAGCCGAAAGTTGCGCAGCTTCGAAGAGACCGCCTTTCTTTGAAAATGCCCGAAAAGTGCCGGCGAACACGCCTCAGAAGGCGAAAAATCGCTATAAATCGCCGGAAATCTCTTGCCATGAGCCACAAAACGTTGTGTAGGAACACAATATAAGGCTAAATGTTACCGATGACCCCCCAAGCAACGGGGCACAGTGAGGAGACAGACATGTCGAAACCGATGACCAAGACCCAGCTCGTTGCCAGCCTGGCCGAAGAAATGGGGTCGGACAAGAAAACCGCTTCGGCGGCCCTCGACGCCATCACCGCCGTGGTGACCCGCGAAGTGGCCTCCGGTGGCGCCGTCACACTTCCCGGCATCGGCAAGGTGCAGTGCCGCGCCCGGCCCGAGCGTCAGGTGCGCAACCCCGCCACGGGCGAGACGATGATGAAGGCGGCCGACAGGGTCGTGAAGGTCTCGATCGCCAAGGCGCTGAAGGACAGCGTCAACAGCTGAGCCCGCGGGCCCGCGCCTCTCGCGGCGCATGAATGGATTTCAGGAAGGGCCGCCCTTGCGCGGCCCTTTCCTTTGGTCACGTCCGGCCCGCCGTCATCAGCACTGGGCCAGCCGGTTGGGCTCCAGCAAGGGCCGTAGCACCGTGAACCGCGGGTTCGTGCAGTACCTCAGAAATCCAGGTTTTCCACGCTCAGCGCATTCGTCTGAATGAATTCGCGGCGCGGCTCCACGACATCGCCCATGAGCTTCGTGAAGAGGTCGTCGGCCTCGGCCAGATCTTCGATCCGGACCTGGTTCAGGACGCGCGCGGCAGGATCGAGCGTGGTTTCCCAGAGCTGGTCGGGATTCATCTCGCCCAAGCCTTTGTAGCGCTGGAGCGTCAGGCCCTTTTCGCCTTCATCGAGGATCGCCTTCAGAAGCTCGATCGGGCCGTGGATCGCCTGTTCTCGGTCTTTCCTGACGAGCCGCGCCAGCGCACCGTAGACTTCGCGTAGCCCGTCGGTATGGGTCGCGAGCCGCCGCGCCTCGCCCGAGCGCAGCACCTGGCCGTCGAGGGTGCGGACCTCTTCAACGCCGCGGACCGAACGGGTGAAGCGCAGACCGTGATCCTGCGTCGGGCGGCCCTGCCATCCGCGTTCGTATTCGACCGCCACCTCGTCGAGCCGCTGGGCGACCTCATTGGCCACGCCCTGCGCGTCGGCATCGACCCGGCCGGGCACGAGCGCGCCGGCGATCGTCGCCTGTTCGAGGATGTGCATCGGGTAATGCGTCGGGAAGGCCTGCAGGATGCGCCGAACCACGCGCGCCTCGTCGACGACGCGGGCGAGATCCTGGCCGACTATCTCCTCACCGGAGCCAAGCCGGAGGACCGCGCCCTCGACGCCCTGCCCTATGAGGTATTCCTCGAGCGCGGCCTGATCCTTGAGATAGACCTCGGACTTGCCGCGGGCGACCTTGTAGAGCGGCGGCTCGGCGATGAAGAGATGGCCGTGCTCGATCAGTTCCGGCATCTGACGGAAGAAGAAGGTCAGCAGCAGAGTGCGGATATGGGCGCCGTCGACGTCGGCGTCGGTCATGATGATGATCTTGTGGTAGCGCAGCTTGCCGAGGTTGAATTCGTCGCGCCCGATGCCGCTGCCGAGCGCGGTGATCAGCGTGCCGATCTGGTCCGACGACAGCATCCGGTCGAAGCGCGCGCGTTCGACGTTGAGGATCTTGCCGCGCAGGGGCAGCACGGCCTGGTTCTTGCGCTCACGCCCCTGCTTGGCCGATCCGCCCGCGCTGTCGCCCTCGACGAGGAACAGCTCCGACAGGGCGGGGTCCTTCTCCTGGCAATCGGCGAGCTTGCCGGGCAGCGAGGCGACATCCATCGCCGTTTTCCGCCGCGTCAGTTCGCGCGCCTTGCGCGCCGCCTCGCGCGCCAGCGCGGCTTCGATGATCTTGCCGACGATGCCCTTCGCTTCGTTCGGATGCTCTTCGAACCATTCGCTGAGTTTCTCGTTGACGATGTTCTCGACCGCGGGGCGGACCTCGGAGCTCACGAGCTTGTCCTTCGTCTGCGACGAGAATTTGGGGTCCGGCACCTTCACCGACAGGACGCAAGTCAGCCCCTCGCGCGCGTCGTCGCCGGTGAAGTCGACCTTTTCGCGCTTGGCGATGCCGGAGGATTGCGCGTAGCCGTTGATCGTACGCGTCAGCGCGCCGCGAAAGCCCGCCAAATGGGTGCCGCCGTCGCGCTGCGGAATATTGTTCGTGAACGGCAGCACGGTCTCGTGGTAGCTGTCGTTCCACCACATCGCGACCTCGACGCCGATGCCGCTGCGTTCGCCGGTCATGAAGATCGGCTCGGGCATGAGCGGCGTCTTGTGCCGGTCGAGATACTTGACGAATTCGCGCACGCCGCCGTCGTAAAAGAGCTCCGTCTTCTGCAGCTCTGCGCCGCGATTGTCCTCGATGATGATCTTCACGCCGGAATTCAGAAAGGCGAGTTCGCGAAGCCGCGTCTCGAGCGTCTTGAAGCTGTAGTCGAGGTCAGAGAACGTGCCCTGCGGGCCGTTTGTCCGGGACGAGGCGAGGAACCGCACCTCGGTCCCCTTCTCGCCGGGCGCGGCGTCGCCGACGGCCCTCAGCGGCTCGACCGTTTCGCCGTGCTCGAACCGCGCGAACCATTCCTTGCCGCCGCGCCAGATGCGCAGTTCCAGCCAGTCGGACAGCGCGTTCACGACGGACACGCCGACACCGTGCAGGCCGCCCGAGACCTTGTAGCTGTTCTGGTCGAACTTCCCGCCGGCATGAAGCTGGGTCATGATGACCTCGGCGGCCGAGACGCCTTCGGAGGGGTGCATATCGGTCGGAATTCCGCGCCCGTTGTCGCGGACCGAGACGGAATCGTCGGCGTGAATCCGAACCTTCACGAAGTCCGCGTGACCGGCCAGCGCCTCGTCGATGCCGTTGTCGACGACCTCGTAGACCATGTGATGCAGACCCGAGCCGTCGTCAGTGTCGCCGATATACATGCCCGGCCGCTTGCGGACAGCTTCCAACCCCTTGAGAACCTTGATGGAATCGGCGCCGTATTCGTTCGGCTTCTGCGTCTCTTCGGTCATACCCGCTCGCCCCGGTTTTTGCTGTCCATCTTATAGGTGTTCCGGGGGGCATTGTCACGCAGCAGACACAAGATTTGGTGTGCCTGCGCCCGCTCTGGCAGAGGCGCTTTCTGCGCGGAACAAATGCCTGCCTGCCGCGTTCAAATCCCGTGGCAACAGCATTGGAGACACCATGATAAGGAATGCCTTTTCCGCCCTCGTCGTCCTTTCCGCCTTCGTCCTGTCCGCCTGTGAGACCGTCGAAGGTGCCGGGCGTGACATCGAGTCAGCCGGTGAAGCGGTGACGGGTGCCGCGCAGGATGCGCAGTACTAAGACACCGGCATCGGCGCCCCGCTACCGCGTGTACATCTGCTTCTTGAACGCCCGGGTGCGCTCCGTCGCGGCGGCCGATCCGTCGTGATAGGTGCCGAACCACCTGTCGAAGGGGATTTCGGACGTCCCGTAATTGCACTCGAAATAGCGGTGGTGGAGCTGGTGGAAGAAGTCCCCTGCCCGCGCCGCTTCGGTGTCCTTGGCGATGATCTTCTCAAAGCCCGAATGGGACAAGACGGGGCTGACCTGCTGGAAAAAAGCGTGGAACAGCAGGTGCAGCGGGTGCGACGCCACGATCAGGTGGATGAAATATGTGGTGAAATAGAGACTGTTTTCGAACCAGTGGTTCGATATGCCCGACCATGGCCCGGTACTGACGTTTCGGTGATGCACGGCATGCACGCGCTTGTAGAGGCGCGGGTGGTGCTCAAGCCGGTGCACCCAGTAGAAGTGAAGGCCCGACCACATCGGGATGAAGAACATCCAGACCACGAACCAGACCGGAGCACCCGCCCACGTCACGGTCGCGACCCAGCCGTTGGCCATGACCCAGAAGACGATCCACTGGTAGGCCGTCGCCACGGTGATCGCGCTGCCCAAAGTCCACCAGATATTGTCCCATACCTGATTGCGGAAAGTGAACGAGCCGTTGTCGCGCGTCAGGTCGCGGCGATCGAACTTCGTCCGCATCCCCTGCCCTTTGCGGATGTAGAGCCACCAGTGAAGCGCCCCGGCGATGGCGGCCTGAGGCACGAGGTTCATGAGCCAGACGGTCGCCATCCAGCCCGGCCGGAAGGTTGTCATCTGCTCGAGCGGCGGCAGGACCCACAGCCAGGCGGCGAGCGCAAGAACGAAAGTCAAGGTAAGCGACGTGACCTGAAGCCAGGCGCCGCGGTACCACTGCAGGACCGCCATCGGCTGCGGCGGCCACGCGAAGATTGGGTTGAGCGCGACCGGCCCCGCGGGCCGGTAGTGCCAGCGTTCGGCCTCGGGGTCATGCGCGGTGTCGGTCATAGCGATGCTCCATCACAACGGTTGGAGGTCAGCTTGCGTAGGTCGAACCTTCGTCGTCGAGGATCGCCTTCAATTCGGCCAGGTGCCGCTCGGCCTGGTCGGGGTAGTCGTCCAGCTCCCGCGCGGTCTTCTCGGCGGTCTCCGGGCTCATGACGCGGAGCGGCCGGCCGGTCTGAAGCGCGCGGATATAGGTGTCTGCCGCGCGCTCGAAGTAGTAGAGCCGGTTGAACGTGTCGGCCACGTCGCGACCGATCACGAGCACGCCGTGATTGCCCATGATCATCACCTTGATCTTCGGATCGCCCAGCATGCCGGCGCACCGTGCGCCTTCGTCCTCGAAGGCGAGACCACCAAACTCCCCGTCGACCACATAGCGGCCATAGAAGGTCGCGGTGTTCTGGTCGATTGGCGGCAGGCTGCTGTCGGCAAGGCAGGCCAGAACCGTCGCGTGGATGGAATGGACATGCATGACGCAGCGCGCATGCGGGCAAAGGCGGTGGATCGAGCCGTGAAGGCCCCAGGCCGTCGGATCGGGCGCACCGGGGCGTTCCATCGTCTTGGGGTCGTTCGCATCGAGGAGCAGCAGGTCCGAGGCGCGGATGCGGCTGAAATGCACCTGGTTCGGGTTCATCAGGAACTTCGTGCCGACATCGTCGACGGCAAGGCTGAAGTGGTTGGCCACCGCCTCGTGCATGTTCAGCCGCGCGGTCCAGCGGAACGCGGCTGCCAGGTCGACGCGCTCCTGCCAGTGTTCCATGTTCGCGCGGGGCTGAATCTTCGCCTGCTGGTTCATCGCGCTCTCCTGATGCTGTCCTCAGATTTCTGTGCCAAGAGCGGCCGTTTTACCAGCAATGGATTCGGGGCCATGCCATCAGAATTCCCGAGCCATCAAGGGCGGAGCCTAGGTCCAGTCGAGCACGACCTTGCCACTTTTGCCCGAGCGCATGATCTCGAAGCCCTCGCGGAACTCGTCGACGGGGAACCGGTGGGTGATCACCTTGCGGATATCGAGCCCGTTTTCCAGCATCGCGATCATCTTGTACCAGGTCTCGAAGATCTCGCGCCCGTAGACGCCCTTGATCGTGATCGCCTTGAAGACAATGCGGCTCCAGTCGACCGGCGACTTGCCAGGCGGGATACCCAGCATCGCGATCCGCCCGCCCATCACCATGTTCTCGACCATCTGGTCGAGCGCCGCCTGATTGCCCGACATCTCCATGCCCACGTCGAAGCCTTCCTTCATCTTCAAGACACCCTCGACATCGCGAAGGTCCTGCTTGGCGACGTTAACCGGGACCACGTCAGTCACTTGCGCGGCGAGGTCCAGCCGGTCCTGGTTGACGTCGGTGATGACGATGTGCCGGGCGCCGACATGGCGGGCCACCGCGGCGGCCATGATGCCGATGGGTCCCGCGCCGGTGATCAGCACGTCCTCGCCCACCAGATCGAAGCTCAACGCGGTGTGGACTGCGTTGCCCAAGGGATCGAGGATCGCCCCGATCTCGTCATCGATCTCGTCAGGCAGCGGCACGACGTTAAAGGCCGGAAGCTTCAGGTATTCGGCGAATGCGCCCTGCTCGTTCACCCCGATCCCCCGCGTCGCGGGGTCGAGGTGGAACTTGCCGGCCCGGCTCTGGCGCGACTGCTTGCCGATCAGGTGCCCCTCGCCCGAACAGCGCTGGCCGATGGTCAACCCGTCGACGTTGCGGCCGATCTCGACGATCTCGCCCGCGAATTCGTGCCCCGTGACGAGGCCCAGGGGGACAGTCCGCGCCGCCCAGTCGTCCCAGTTCCAGATGTGGATGTCGGTGCCGCAGATCCCGGTCTTGCGGATCCGGATCAGAACGTCGTCCGGTCCGATCTCCGGCACCGCGCGGTGCTCCATCCAGAGCCCCGGCTCCGGCTTCGTCTTCACCAGCGCCTTCATGTCGTTCCGCATCAGATCGCCCCCACCGCCTTGCCCGCGGCCCTGAAGGCCTCGAGCGCCTGATCCAGGTCGTCCCGGGTCAGCTTCGCGTTCATCTGCGTCCGGATGCGCGCCTGGCCCTTCGGCACGACCGGGAAGAAGAAGCCCGAGACGTAGACGCCGCGCTCGTAGAGCTCCGCCGCCATGGCCTGCGCGAGTTTCGCTTCGCCCAGCATCACCGGAATGATCGGATGTTCGCCGGGCAGGAGAGTGAAGCCCGCGTCCGAAAGGCCAGCGCGCCAATAGCGAGCGTTGTCGAATAGCTGCGCCCTCAGATCGTCCGCCGCCTCGACAAGGTCGATGGCAGCGATTCCGGCGGCCACCACGGCAGGCGGCAGCGCATTCGAGAAGAGGTAGGGCCGCGCGCGCTGGCGCAGGAGGTCGATGACGGGCTGCGGTCCGGCGATGTAGCCGCCGAGCGCCCCGCCCAGCGCCTTGCCGAGCGTGCCGGTCAGGATGTCGACCTCGACCCGGGCATGGGCGGGCGTGCCCGCGCCCTTCGGCCCCATGAAGCCGGTCGCGTGGCAGTCGTCGACCATCACGAGTGCGCCGTATGTCTCGGCAAGCGCCACGATTTCCGGCAGCTTCGCGAGGTAGCCGTCCATCGAGAAGACGCCGTCCGTCGCGATCATCACGAACCGCGCGCCATCGGCCCGCGCGGCCTTCAGCTGCGCCTTCAGATCGGCCATGTCGGAATTCGCGTAGCGGTAGCGCCTGGCCTTGCAGAGCCTGATCCCGTCGATGATCGAGGCATGGTTAAGCGCGTCCGAGATGACCGCGTCCTCCGGTCCGAGCAAGGGCTCGAACAGGCCGCCATTCGCATCGAAACAGGCGGCGAAGAGTATGGAATCGTCTTTTCCGAGAAACCGGGCGATCCGTTCCTCAAGCTGCCGGTGCAGATCCTGCGTCCCGCAGATGAAGCGGACCGAGGCCATGCCGAAGCCGTGATCGTCCATCGCCTGTTTCGCTGCCTCGATCAGTGCTGGATGATCGGCGAGACCAAGATAGTTGTTCGCGCAAAGGTTCAGCATGTCGCGTCCCGCAACCGTCACATGCGCCCCCTGCGGCGAGGTGATCAGACGTTCGCGCTTGTATAGGCCGTCGGCCTCGATCCCGTTCAGGATCTCCTCCAGATGGCCGAGGAAGTCAGGTGCTTCCGACATAACAGATGTTCCTCCGGTATGGCAGATTTCTGCCCCGCCCTGATGATGATGTCAAGATGGTGGGTTCCATTCCATCATCCCGGAAACCCCCTCATACTGGCATACCTACTTCGGGCAAACGGGGGGCAGACTCTTCCCCGCCTTCAACTGTTCTGCACGATCAGGATCACCCGCGCAGCACTGCCCTCGGCCTCGATCCGATGCGTCCTGTCAGCGAAGTAGCGCGCCGTGTCGCCGACGCCGAGTCGTTGCACCTCCTCGCCGGACACGACCGTGACCGCACCTTCCAGCACCGTCAAATGTTCCCGGCAGCCTGGCGCGTGCGGGTCGCTGACGAGTTTGCCGCCCGCATCGAAGGCCAGATCGTAGACCTCGTGCTCGCCCGCGGCCTCGGCTGGCGACAGGATGCGGATGCGCACGCCCTGCCCGCGCCCGTTGATCACCGGCGCGGCGTCCGCGCGGATGACCTCGATCCCCGGCGCAGTGCGGCCCTCCAGAAGCCCGGCGAAATCGACTTTGAGCGCCTGAGTTAGGTTCCAGAGCGTCGAGACGGTCGGGCTCGATTCGCCGCGCTCGATCTGGCTGACCATCGAGCGCGACACGCCCGAGAGTTTCGCCACCGCATCTAGGCTCAGACCCTTCGACTTCCGCGCCGACCTCAGCGAAGCGGCAAGTCGGTCGTGAATCTCGGGGCGCGTGTTCATGTCTTGAAATTGGTCTCCTGTCCGGAGAACGTCAACGGGGCAGCATCTCGGTCCCGTCGGGGTCGGCGGCTTCCGACATTAGCCAATCCCGGAAGGCCTGCAGCGGCGGATACCAGGCGCCGACCGAGGGCCAGACGAGGTAGTAGCTGCCCTCGCCCAGGACCGGCCCGCCGAACGCCTGGACGAGCCGCCCGTCGGCCAGTTCGGGCTTGGCGAGAAACTCCGGCAGAAGCGCCACGCCAAGCCCGTGGATCACCGCCTGGATCATCGGCGCGAACTGGTCGAAGAGCATCCCCTGCGGCGCTCGGTCGGTGACGCCGTGGTGGGCAAACCAGGCCGCCCAGGCGTTCGGCCGGGTCTCGAGCTGCAGCAGCGGCAGGCCGATCAGGTCGCGCGCGGCCGAGACCGGATGCGCCGAGAGAAAGGCCGGCGCGCAGCACGCGACGAGTCGTTCATCGAATAGTTGTAAAGACCCTGTTCCAGCCCAATTCCGCTCCCCGAAGTGGATCGCGGCATCGAAGCCTTCCTCGTCGAAGTCGAAGGGCTTGAGCCGGGTTCCGAGGTTGATCGTGATACCCGGATGCTCCGCCAGGAACCTTGGCAGGCGCGGCGCGAGCCAGCGGGTGCCGAAGGTAGGCAGGATGGCGAGCGACAAGGTGCCGCCGCCGGTGCTCGACCGCACCCGCATAGAGCC
Proteins encoded in this region:
- the tdh gene encoding L-threonine 3-dehydrogenase, which gives rise to MKALVKTKPEPGLWMEHRAVPEIGPDDVLIRIRKTGICGTDIHIWNWDDWAARTVPLGLVTGHEFAGEIVEIGRNVDGLTIGQRCSGEGHLIGKQSRQSRAGKFHLDPATRGIGVNEQGAFAEYLKLPAFNVVPLPDEIDDEIGAILDPLGNAVHTALSFDLVGEDVLITGAGPIGIMAAAVARHVGARHIVITDVNQDRLDLAAQVTDVVPVNVAKQDLRDVEGVLKMKEGFDVGMEMSGNQAALDQMVENMVMGGRIAMLGIPPGKSPVDWSRIVFKAITIKGVYGREIFETWYKMIAMLENGLDIRKVITHRFPVDEFREGFEIMRSGKSGKVVLDWT
- a CDS encoding sterol desaturase family protein, which codes for MTDTAHDPEAERWHYRPAGPVALNPIFAWPPQPMAVLQWYRGAWLQVTSLTLTFVLALAAWLWVLPPLEQMTTFRPGWMATVWLMNLVPQAAIAGALHWWLYIRKGQGMRTKFDRRDLTRDNGSFTFRNQVWDNIWWTLGSAITVATAYQWIVFWVMANGWVATVTWAGAPVWFVVWMFFIPMWSGLHFYWVHRLEHHPRLYKRVHAVHHRNVSTGPWSGISNHWFENSLYFTTYFIHLIVASHPLHLLFHAFFQQVSPVLSHSGFEKIIAKDTEAARAGDFFHQLHHRYFECNYGTSEIPFDRWFGTYHDGSAAATERTRAFKKQMYTR
- a CDS encoding entericidin A/B family lipoprotein, producing the protein MIRNAFSALVVLSAFVLSACETVEGAGRDIESAGEAVTGAAQDAQY
- a CDS encoding class II aldolase and adducin N-terminal domain-containing protein, producing MNQQAKIQPRANMEHWQERVDLAAAFRWTARLNMHEAVANHFSLAVDDVGTKFLMNPNQVHFSRIRASDLLLLDANDPKTMERPGAPDPTAWGLHGSIHRLCPHARCVMHVHSIHATVLACLADSSLPPIDQNTATFYGRYVVDGEFGGLAFEDEGARCAGMLGDPKIKVMIMGNHGVLVIGRDVADTFNRLYYFERAADTYIRALQTGRPLRVMSPETAEKTARELDDYPDQAERHLAELKAILDDEGSTYAS
- the gyrB gene encoding DNA topoisomerase (ATP-hydrolyzing) subunit B yields the protein MTEETQKPNEYGADSIKVLKGLEAVRKRPGMYIGDTDDGSGLHHMVYEVVDNGIDEALAGHADFVKVRIHADDSVSVRDNGRGIPTDMHPSEGVSAAEVIMTQLHAGGKFDQNSYKVSGGLHGVGVSVVNALSDWLELRIWRGGKEWFARFEHGETVEPLRAVGDAAPGEKGTEVRFLASSRTNGPQGTFSDLDYSFKTLETRLRELAFLNSGVKIIIEDNRGAELQKTELFYDGGVREFVKYLDRHKTPLMPEPIFMTGERSGIGVEVAMWWNDSYHETVLPFTNNIPQRDGGTHLAGFRGALTRTINGYAQSSGIAKREKVDFTGDDAREGLTCVLSVKVPDPKFSSQTKDKLVSSEVRPAVENIVNEKLSEWFEEHPNEAKGIVGKIIEAALAREAARKARELTRRKTAMDVASLPGKLADCQEKDPALSELFLVEGDSAGGSAKQGRERKNQAVLPLRGKILNVERARFDRMLSSDQIGTLITALGSGIGRDEFNLGKLRYHKIIIMTDADVDGAHIRTLLLTFFFRQMPELIEHGHLFIAEPPLYKVARGKSEVYLKDQAALEEYLIGQGVEGAVLRLGSGEEIVGQDLARVVDEARVVRRILQAFPTHYPMHILEQATIAGALVPGRVDADAQGVANEVAQRLDEVAVEYERGWQGRPTQDHGLRFTRSVRGVEEVRTLDGQVLRSGEARRLATHTDGLREVYGALARLVRKDREQAIHGPIELLKAILDEGEKGLTLQRYKGLGEMNPDQLWETTLDPAARVLNQVRIEDLAEADDLFTKLMGDVVEPRREFIQTNALSVENLDF